In the Bifidobacterium catenulatum PV20-2 genome, one interval contains:
- a CDS encoding sugar ABC transporter substrate-binding protein: MPLFARRAFCGMTVIALSCTALSGCVPSNAAVGDTQSPDTAVAHSMKDRDSLSIAMIGSDDVTADSMAMDAMESGKLKPVYITVSGTVDAQSTAQQGVRDMAQRKADLIIIAGIDVDEANAENWNDALGAARTAGVPVALLNPIAVPKDNKLYAVTMTINDRMTDATTLDDAVVAVANNDPHDREMLVTTIDR, from the coding sequence ATGCCGTTATTCGCACGTCGTGCGTTTTGTGGAATGACCGTGATTGCGTTGTCTTGCACGGCGCTATCTGGTTGCGTGCCGTCGAATGCCGCGGTGGGGGATACGCAATCTCCCGATACTGCGGTGGCGCACTCCATGAAGGATCGTGACAGCCTGTCCATCGCCATGATCGGATCGGATGATGTCACCGCCGATTCCATGGCAATGGATGCCATGGAATCCGGTAAACTCAAGCCGGTGTACATTACCGTCTCAGGCACTGTGGACGCGCAATCCACCGCACAGCAAGGCGTGCGTGATATGGCGCAACGAAAGGCCGACCTCATTATCATCGCAGGAATCGACGTGGACGAAGCCAATGCCGAAAACTGGAATGATGCTTTGGGAGCCGCAAGAACAGCGGGAGTTCCAGTGGCGCTTCTCAATCCTATCGCCGTGCCGAAAGACAACAAACTGTATGCGGTGACCATGACCATCAACGACCGCATGACCGACGCGACAACGCTCGACGACGCGGTCGTGGCCGTAGCCAACAACGATCCCCACGACCGTGAGATGCTGGTGACTACAATCGACCGCTGA
- a CDS encoding class I SAM-dependent RNA methyltransferase, which yields MESTIRVERYADQGRCVGHIDGRVVFVRFALPGELVRVALDEPHDREDRFWTGEVVEVLEASEDRTDPIWSLAGPLAMGGGVGGADLVHVSLAGQLKWKAASVAEQMARLGHVDVEVPIERMPEDDAERGLHWRTRIEMIADADGRLSMHRRGTHVRVPIDTMPLASRTLLEVAEREHVWEGSFEPGSQIRLSVPEPRDNAPISNNYAVLVNGEVVAGSRELTEKVTVTGHEFEYNVDAGGFWQMHRHAPIALTNHVIDLVRGELDGAKSACLWDLYSGSGLFTLPLATLMAERTRMLSVEGGKTAVRNAQRNLRRIHLGNVDARVGDVAKTLANVRNDLAKPDVVVLDPPRAGARAKVCRQIAEAEAKSAVYIACDPASLARDTATLVSLGYELADIRAFDIYPMTHHVETVALFRKHEQ from the coding sequence ATGGAATCGACCATCCGCGTTGAACGGTACGCCGACCAGGGTCGTTGCGTCGGTCATATTGACGGACGTGTTGTGTTTGTGCGATTCGCATTGCCGGGCGAACTGGTCCGTGTCGCATTGGACGAGCCGCATGATCGTGAGGATCGCTTCTGGACGGGTGAAGTGGTGGAGGTGCTCGAAGCGAGCGAAGACCGTACTGATCCAATATGGTCGTTAGCTGGCCCCCTTGCCATGGGCGGTGGTGTCGGCGGCGCTGATCTGGTGCATGTGTCGCTTGCCGGGCAACTGAAGTGGAAAGCCGCGTCGGTGGCCGAACAGATGGCAAGACTTGGCCATGTCGACGTGGAAGTGCCTATTGAGCGTATGCCGGAAGACGATGCGGAGCGAGGTCTGCATTGGCGTACTCGTATCGAGATGATTGCTGATGCTGATGGGCGTCTGTCGATGCACCGTCGAGGCACGCATGTGCGCGTTCCGATTGATACCATGCCGTTGGCCAGCCGTACGTTGCTGGAAGTGGCCGAACGTGAGCATGTGTGGGAAGGGAGCTTCGAACCGGGTTCCCAGATTCGTCTATCCGTTCCGGAACCTCGTGATAATGCGCCGATTTCAAACAATTACGCCGTGCTTGTGAACGGCGAGGTGGTTGCGGGAAGCCGTGAGCTTACGGAAAAGGTGACTGTTACCGGCCATGAATTCGAATACAACGTGGATGCAGGCGGTTTCTGGCAGATGCATAGGCATGCGCCGATCGCTTTGACCAACCATGTGATTGATTTGGTACGCGGCGAGCTTGACGGTGCCAAATCCGCATGCCTGTGGGATTTGTATTCCGGTTCGGGTCTGTTCACACTGCCGTTGGCCACGCTGATGGCAGAGCGCACTCGCATGTTGAGCGTCGAAGGCGGTAAAACCGCGGTAAGGAACGCGCAACGTAATTTGAGACGCATTCATCTGGGCAACGTCGATGCGCGTGTGGGCGATGTGGCGAAAACACTTGCCAACGTGCGCAATGATCTCGCCAAGCCAGATGTGGTGGTGCTTGATCCGCCCCGTGCCGGCGCTCGCGCGAAAGTGTGTAGGCAGATTGCCGAAGCTGAAGCGAAAAGCGCGGTCTATATCGCATGCGATCCGGCAAGCCTCGCCAGAGACACCGCCACCCTCGTGTCACTTGGCTACGAATTGGCGGATATCCGCGCGTTCGACATTTACCCTATGACCCATCATGTGGAAACTGTGGCGCTGTTCAGAAAGCACGAGCAGTGA
- a CDS encoding DUF3159 domain-containing protein: MAETEAKKRTGLGALADAGNTDDFSVIDAIGGPRGVIESMLPGVVFVVLFVITSNLQLTIGVSAALAVLQVIVRLCQRQSVMGAVSGLLAVGICLIWAWNSHEARNYYMFGFLTNAFYVVLLTISLLARVPGLGLVIEFIRTLPTEHFRAWLADWQGDRALNRAYTIITALWIGVFALRLIVQVPLYLGNHVGWLGTARLLMGIPFWALAIWVSYLIVATPMHRHKMMQEVSEDDAEAAQTTEMREGH; encoded by the coding sequence ATGGCTGAAACCGAAGCGAAAAAACGAACTGGTCTTGGTGCGCTTGCCGACGCCGGTAATACTGACGATTTTTCCGTGATCGACGCCATCGGCGGTCCGAGAGGCGTTATCGAATCGATGCTGCCGGGCGTCGTGTTCGTGGTACTGTTCGTCATCACGTCCAATTTGCAACTGACCATCGGCGTGTCCGCCGCGTTGGCCGTGCTGCAGGTGATCGTGCGCCTGTGCCAACGGCAGTCCGTCATGGGAGCGGTATCAGGCTTGCTGGCAGTAGGTATCTGCCTGATTTGGGCATGGAACAGTCACGAGGCACGTAACTACTACATGTTCGGATTCCTCACCAACGCCTTTTATGTTGTTTTGCTGACGATTTCACTGCTGGCCCGAGTGCCTGGCTTAGGATTGGTCATCGAGTTCATCCGAACGTTACCGACTGAACATTTTCGTGCATGGCTTGCCGATTGGCAAGGTGACAGGGCACTCAATCGCGCCTATACCATCATCACCGCACTGTGGATCGGGGTGTTCGCGCTGCGTCTGATTGTGCAGGTGCCGCTTTATCTCGGCAATCATGTCGGCTGGCTGGGAACGGCGCGTCTGCTGATGGGCATTCCGTTCTGGGCGCTCGCGATTTGGGTCTCGTATCTGATCGTGGCGACGCCAATGCACCGACATAAGATGATGCAGGAAGTTTCTGAAGACGATGCTGAGGCAGCACAAACTACCGAAATGAGGGAAGGGCACTGA
- a CDS encoding DUF3710 domain-containing protein produces MGLFGFGKKKHQSKEALEAAAEENEEAVDAAENVDEAQEVVALPEPSAEYEGRGDERGPWDVEDENVPDYDEYLDMGSYYLPFLKGIELRVKANRATQQVLGTTITYGSSSVEIEAFAAPKTLGLWDDVRADLIEANKDAKEVEGVFGTELALPVTVKGGRKVLTRIVGVDGPRWMLRGIFSGKAATDPEGEEAKALNQFFADIVVERGDDPLAPRDLIPMHPPVAPAERKAAKAAAEEAEQKTEIPGKPKGPFDSDQQVEVKTTLSRGPMFSEVR; encoded by the coding sequence ATGGGATTGTTTGGATTCGGTAAGAAGAAGCATCAGAGCAAGGAAGCTCTTGAAGCGGCCGCCGAAGAAAACGAAGAGGCTGTTGACGCAGCTGAAAATGTTGACGAAGCTCAGGAAGTCGTGGCGCTTCCGGAGCCTTCCGCTGAATACGAGGGCCGTGGTGACGAGCGTGGTCCGTGGGATGTGGAAGATGAGAACGTTCCCGACTACGACGAGTACCTCGATATGGGATCATATTATCTGCCTTTCCTGAAGGGCATTGAATTGCGAGTGAAGGCCAACCGTGCCACCCAGCAGGTTCTTGGCACCACCATCACCTACGGTTCCTCCAGTGTGGAGATTGAGGCATTCGCGGCACCGAAGACGCTCGGATTATGGGATGACGTTCGTGCCGACCTGATTGAAGCCAACAAGGACGCGAAGGAAGTCGAAGGCGTGTTCGGCACCGAACTGGCATTGCCGGTTACCGTCAAGGGTGGACGCAAGGTGCTTACTCGCATCGTAGGTGTCGACGGCCCACGTTGGATGCTGCGCGGCATCTTCTCCGGCAAGGCTGCCACCGATCCTGAGGGTGAGGAAGCAAAGGCATTGAACCAGTTCTTCGCCGATATTGTGGTGGAACGAGGCGATGATCCGTTGGCGCCGCGCGACCTTATTCCCATGCATCCGCCGGTCGCTCCGGCCGAACGCAAGGCGGCAAAGGCAGCTGCGGAAGAGGCTGAGCAGAAGACTGAGATTCCAGGCAAACCGAAGGGTCCATTCGACTCTGACCAGCAGGTTGAGGTCAAGACCACGCTGTCTCGTGGACCGATGTTCTCCGAAGTGCGCTGA
- a CDS encoding exodeoxyribonuclease III: MTITITTSNVNGIRAAKRKGVEQWAAKNTPDVWCMQEVRAPQNEIDPIFDEFGFEYATAGRVDDQSELNRMNEICRIKGRAGVGLLSVLPVIDKRYGLPGLDDDVDSGRWIEADIKTPQGYVITVVCVYVHAGNTDDPEKMKQKYRFLDTMLVRMGELRDEAAHGGRQAVLCGDFNIAHTPLDIKNAKANEKHAGFLPEERAYVDKWLGELEFVDVMRSLSGDIQGPYTWWSQRGRAFDNNVGWRIDYQFATPELAETACGFVIDKAPTYDLRWSDHAPLSIMYDI, from the coding sequence ATGACGATCACAATCACGACTTCGAATGTGAATGGAATCCGCGCGGCGAAACGCAAAGGCGTCGAGCAATGGGCTGCGAAAAACACGCCGGACGTATGGTGCATGCAGGAGGTACGTGCTCCGCAAAACGAAATCGATCCCATCTTCGACGAATTCGGTTTCGAATACGCGACCGCCGGACGCGTCGATGACCAAAGCGAACTCAATCGCATGAATGAGATCTGCCGTATCAAAGGACGTGCCGGTGTCGGCCTTTTATCCGTATTGCCGGTCATCGACAAACGTTACGGACTGCCGGGACTGGACGATGACGTCGATTCCGGTCGTTGGATCGAGGCAGATATCAAAACCCCACAGGGCTACGTCATTACCGTCGTGTGCGTGTACGTGCATGCCGGCAATACCGATGATCCGGAGAAAATGAAACAGAAGTACCGTTTCCTTGACACCATGCTGGTACGTATGGGCGAGCTGCGTGACGAAGCGGCGCATGGTGGCCGACAGGCGGTGCTCTGTGGCGATTTCAATATCGCGCACACTCCGCTCGACATCAAGAATGCGAAAGCCAATGAGAAGCACGCCGGATTCCTTCCCGAGGAACGTGCCTATGTGGACAAGTGGCTGGGTGAACTGGAGTTTGTGGATGTGATGCGCTCTTTATCCGGAGACATTCAAGGGCCGTACACTTGGTGGAGCCAGCGTGGCCGCGCGTTCGACAACAACGTTGGCTGGAGGATCGACTATCAGTTCGCAACACCGGAACTGGCGGAAACGGCCTGCGGATTCGTGATCGATAAGGCTCCGACCTACGACCTGCGCTGGTCCGATCATGCGCCGCTCAGCATTATGTATGACATTTAA
- a CDS encoding ABC transporter ATP-binding protein: MIEMNTENNLEAMQRAHGPLLEVKNLQVDFTTDEGKAMHAVRNSSFSVYPGQWVAIVGESGSGKSTSAMAVLGLLPGTGHVVGGSIKLDGQEISGLKQKDFDKLRGSKMGLVPQDPMSNLNPVWRIGTQVKEALVANNMDIDHEKRSEFAKALAGDEVELKGNDDETFLGSKELPALTAAAKEALVKIGKSGDELDKIMARFAEEWVPGSETRWRVADGLIKAGVKDDDAWYIAKKYVVGSTMDDRIAGLLSEAGLPDAATRARQFPHEFSGGMRQRALIAIGLACRPELLIADEPTSALDVTVQKKILDHLHMLTDSLGTAVLFITHDLGLAAERAQHIVVMYKGQVVESGPSLEVLQHPQHPYTKRLVAAAPSLASQRIISVKEHGGDATAVMEHAVNEDSLKKGEAIITVDHLTKEFKLPRKKEMFKAVDDVSFSIKKGTTLAIVGESGSGKSTVANMVLKLLEPTAGTVTYDGKDISGFKGKELLDFRRHVQPVFQNPYGSLDPMYSIYRSIEEPLRIHSIGDKKSRAKRVRELIDMVELPESVMNRYPNELSGGQRQRIAIARAMALDPDVIVCDEAVSALDVLVQDQVLRLLNDLQAEKGLSYLFITHDLAVVRQIADEVVVMQHGKLVEHATTDEVFDHPKKQYTRDLLDAIPGGKLQLGLD; encoded by the coding sequence CCTTCAGGTCGATTTCACCACCGATGAAGGCAAGGCCATGCACGCCGTGCGCAACTCGTCCTTCAGCGTGTATCCCGGCCAGTGGGTGGCCATTGTCGGCGAATCCGGTTCCGGCAAGTCCACCTCCGCCATGGCCGTGCTTGGCCTGCTTCCGGGAACCGGCCATGTTGTCGGCGGCTCCATCAAGCTTGATGGACAGGAGATCTCCGGCCTCAAGCAGAAGGACTTCGACAAGCTCCGTGGCAGCAAAATGGGTCTTGTCCCGCAGGATCCGATGAGCAACCTGAACCCGGTGTGGCGCATCGGCACCCAGGTTAAGGAAGCGTTGGTGGCCAACAACATGGACATCGACCACGAAAAGCGTTCCGAATTCGCCAAGGCTTTGGCCGGCGACGAAGTGGAGCTCAAGGGCAATGACGACGAGACCTTCCTCGGCTCCAAGGAACTGCCTGCTCTGACCGCCGCAGCCAAGGAAGCTCTTGTCAAGATCGGCAAGAGCGGTGACGAACTTGACAAGATCATGGCCCGGTTCGCCGAGGAATGGGTTCCGGGATCCGAAACCCGCTGGCGTGTGGCCGATGGCCTGATCAAAGCCGGTGTGAAGGACGATGACGCATGGTACATCGCCAAGAAATATGTGGTCGGCTCCACCATGGACGACCGCATCGCCGGTCTGCTGTCCGAGGCCGGCCTGCCTGACGCCGCCACCCGTGCCCGCCAGTTCCCACACGAATTCTCCGGCGGCATGCGCCAGCGCGCGTTGATCGCCATCGGTCTGGCCTGCCGTCCGGAACTGCTCATCGCCGACGAGCCGACCTCCGCGCTCGACGTGACCGTGCAGAAGAAGATCCTCGACCATCTGCACATGCTGACCGATTCCCTGGGAACCGCGGTGCTGTTCATCACCCACGATCTCGGTCTGGCTGCGGAGCGCGCCCAGCACATCGTGGTCATGTACAAGGGACAGGTCGTGGAATCCGGTCCTTCCCTGGAAGTGCTGCAGCATCCGCAGCATCCATACACCAAGCGTCTGGTCGCCGCGGCGCCGTCCTTGGCCTCTCAGCGCATCATCTCCGTCAAGGAGCATGGCGGCGATGCCACCGCGGTCATGGAACACGCGGTGAACGAGGATTCCCTGAAGAAGGGCGAAGCCATCATCACGGTGGACCACCTGACCAAGGAATTCAAGCTGCCGCGCAAGAAGGAGATGTTCAAGGCGGTCGACGATGTGAGCTTCTCCATCAAGAAGGGCACCACGCTGGCCATCGTCGGCGAATCCGGTTCCGGCAAGTCCACCGTGGCCAACATGGTGCTGAAGCTGCTCGAACCAACCGCCGGCACCGTCACCTATGACGGCAAGGACATCTCCGGCTTCAAAGGCAAAGAGCTGCTTGACTTCCGACGTCACGTGCAGCCGGTATTCCAGAACCCGTACGGATCGCTCGACCCCATGTACTCCATCTACCGGTCCATCGAGGAGCCGTTGCGCATCCACAGCATCGGAGACAAGAAGAGTCGTGCCAAGCGCGTGCGTGAACTCATCGACATGGTGGAACTGCCGGAATCGGTGATGAACCGTTACCCGAACGAGCTTTCCGGCGGCCAAAGGCAGCGCATCGCCATCGCGCGCGCCATGGCCCTCGACCCGGATGTGATCGTCTGCGACGAAGCCGTCTCCGCATTAGACGTGCTGGTGCAGGACCAGGTGCTTCGCCTGCTCAACGACCTGCAGGCGGAAAAGGGACTGAGCTACCTGTTCATCACCCATGATCTGGCGGTGGTACGCCAGATCGCCGACGAAGTCGTGGTGATGCAGCACGGTAAGCTGGTGGAACACGCCACCACCGACGAGGTCTTCGACCATCCGAAGAAGCAGTACACTCGCGATCTGCTGGACGCCATCCCGGGCGGCAAGCTGCAGCTCGGACTTGACTGA